The Lycium barbarum isolate Lr01 chromosome 12, ASM1917538v2, whole genome shotgun sequence genome includes a region encoding these proteins:
- the LOC132622520 gene encoding uncharacterized protein LOC132622520, with protein sequence MGMVVVISLPFILFTILIGFGCFFFGRAKGRQDLRNNPQVFGVPTPPPGTCVTAPFPTTHDFKQDNTSNV encoded by the coding sequence ATGGGTATGGTAGTGGTTATTTCTCTTCCATTTATACTCTTCACAATTCTTATTGGATTTGGATGTTTTTTCTTTGGAAGAGCTAAAGGTAGACAAGATTTAAGAAACAATCCCCAAGTCTTTGGAGTACCTACCCCACCACCTGGTACTTGTGTTACTGCTCCTTTTCCTACAACTCATGATTTCAAGCAAGATAATACTTCCAATGTGTAA